A portion of the Flavobacterium limnophilum genome contains these proteins:
- a CDS encoding trimeric intracellular cation channel family protein, protein MFKFLEIIGVVAFAMSGSLTGMHKKLDLFGVFVIALATSFGGGTLRDVLMGEKVFWLKTENLIYIYVAVLGYLLAIFFHKKLEYFRISLFLFDTIGLGLYTLVGLEKGLVFGLNPVICVALGTITACFGGVTRDILCAEVPNLFKQEIYATICVAGGIVFFGLKKINMDNDMVYLTTSLFIISVRLLAVKYKWQIKALKIDE, encoded by the coding sequence ATGTTCAAATTTTTAGAAATAATAGGTGTTGTTGCTTTTGCTATGTCGGGTTCCTTGACTGGAATGCATAAAAAATTGGATCTTTTTGGCGTTTTCGTCATTGCACTTGCCACCTCTTTTGGTGGCGGAACTTTGCGTGATGTATTGATGGGTGAAAAGGTTTTCTGGCTCAAAACTGAAAATTTGATCTATATTTATGTTGCCGTTTTGGGTTATCTATTGGCTATTTTTTTTCATAAAAAATTGGAATATTTTCGTATTTCGCTATTTTTATTTGATACAATAGGATTGGGTTTATATACCTTGGTTGGACTTGAAAAAGGTTTGGTTTTTGGATTAAATCCTGTTATATGTGTTGCATTGGGCACAATTACTGCCTGTTTTGGAGGGGTGACTCGGGATATTTTATGTGCCGAGGTGCCAAATTTATTTAAGCAGGAAATCTATGCGACCATTTGTGTGGCTGGAGGAATTGTGTTTTTTGGATTGAAAAAAATAAATATGGATAACGATATGGTGTATTTGACAACTTCGCTTTTTATTATTTCCGTCCGATTATTGGCTGTTAAATACAAATGGCAAATCAAGGCACTAAAAATCGATGAATAA
- a CDS encoding DUF58 domain-containing protein, with protein MKLLKSLYINNFFFYALLGVVGLFVLSFIFPALYNATWYVLLVLLTFLVLDVLILFFTKNGIEGTRMMPEKLSNGDENEIRVGIKNYYTFPISVKIIDEIPFQFQVRNFNIKQKIKASSEKEIQYYLRPTERGEYYFGNLNVYVSSPLFLISRRFQFDNQRMVPTYPSYIQLRKYSLMAFSNNLFQYGIKKIRRIGHTMEFEQIKEYNQGDDIRTLNWKATAKKNALMVNQFQDEKSQSVYMIIDKGRVMKMPFNGLSLLDYAINATLVLSNVILKKQDKAGMLTFSKKVENRVFAERRASQMHKILETLYNIKTDFFESDFSRLYTDIKKNINQRSLIVLYTNFETMDGLHRQLPYLKGIAKNHLLVVVFFQNTELNELINKKAENIQEVYDKVIAEKFSFEKRLIVNELKKYGIYSVLTQPENLTLDTINKYLEIKARGIL; from the coding sequence ATGAAACTACTAAAAAGTTTATACATCAACAATTTCTTTTTCTATGCGCTTTTGGGCGTGGTGGGATTGTTTGTTTTATCCTTCATATTTCCCGCTTTGTATAACGCCACTTGGTATGTTTTGTTGGTACTTTTGACTTTTTTGGTTCTGGATGTCCTGATTTTGTTTTTCACCAAAAACGGCATCGAAGGAACTAGAATGATGCCCGAAAAATTATCTAATGGCGATGAAAACGAAATAAGAGTTGGCATTAAAAACTATTATACGTTTCCGATTTCGGTGAAAATAATTGACGAAATTCCGTTTCAGTTTCAGGTTCGTAATTTTAATATCAAACAAAAAATAAAAGCCTCTTCGGAAAAAGAAATCCAATATTATTTGCGTCCCACCGAGCGTGGCGAATATTATTTTGGAAATTTGAACGTTTATGTTTCTTCGCCCCTATTTTTAATTTCGAGACGATTCCAATTCGACAATCAAAGAATGGTGCCGACTTATCCATCCTACATTCAGTTACGAAAATACAGTTTGATGGCTTTTTCCAACAATTTGTTTCAATATGGTATCAAGAAAATCCGAAGAATTGGTCACACTATGGAGTTTGAACAAATCAAGGAATACAATCAAGGCGACGACATTAGAACCTTAAATTGGAAAGCTACTGCCAAGAAAAATGCCTTAATGGTCAACCAATTTCAGGACGAAAAATCGCAATCGGTTTATATGATTATCGATAAAGGCCGCGTGATGAAAATGCCTTTCAACGGACTGAGTTTGCTGGATTATGCCATCAATGCCACGCTGGTTTTATCGAATGTCATCTTGAAAAAACAGGACAAGGCGGGAATGTTGACCTTTTCCAAAAAAGTGGAAAACCGGGTTTTTGCCGAAAGACGAGCTTCACAAATGCACAAAATTCTGGAAACCTTGTACAACATCAAAACCGATTTTTTCGAAAGTGATTTCAGCCGTTTGTACACCGACATCAAGAAAAACATCAATCAAAGAAGTTTGATTGTTTTGTACACTAATTTCGAAACTATGGACGGTTTGCATCGCCAACTTCCCTATTTAAAAGGGATTGCCAAAAACCATTTGTTGGTTGTGGTTTTCTTCCAGAACACCGAACTGAATGAACTCATCAACAAAAAAGCCGAAAACATTCAAGAAGTTTACGACAAAGTAATCGCCGAGAAATTTTCTTTCGAAAAACGATTAATCGTCAACGAACTCAAAAAATACGGGATTTATTCGGTACTCACCCAACCCGAAAACCTGACTTTGGACACCATCAATAAATATTTGGAAATCAAGGCGAGAGGGATTCTTTAA